GCATGCTGGCCATATGAATCCTTCTTGAAAAGCTCAACTGGACGGGATTGGGGCGGTCACGCGGGGGACTGACCAGGAAGATATCGGGCAACGCGCCTTGGTTACCGTCGGATTCCGCCGGCACGCACAGTGCAAATGATTACGTAGAATTACCTAATCTGCTTCGCCATCATCCTCTCTTACATTTCATTTGGCCGCGACAATATTGCCGCGGTACGGTCCGCGGAAGCGAAGGCGATGGCAAACCTCAAGGAGCCGCTCGACGCTGCAACTGGACAACAAATCGACGCCGTCCTGCAGCGGCTGAGAGATTCCCAGGATGTCGGTGCAGACCTGCTGCGGGTCGTCGATATCGCGATCGGAATAACCCACGCCGACATGGGTACGCTGCAGCGATTCGACGAAAAAGCCGACTGCCTGACAATTGCTGCCAGCCGCGGACTTTCCGGCAAAGTCCTGACATTTTTCAGTGTCGTACGCCGCGACAATAACACCACATGCGCTGCCGCGCTCACGCGGCGCATGCGGGTATTTGTTGAGGACGTATCGACGAGCTACCTGTTTGTGGGCACGCGCGAACTCGATGTACTGCGTGCCGATGGTATTGCTGCCGTACAATCGACGCCGCTCATCAGCAGCAATGGCCGCCTCTGGGGCGTTTTCACGACGCACTTCCGCGAACCGCAGATCGAGAGCGAGTACGATCATGCTCCACTGGATCGGCTCGCCGTCCAGGTCGCGAACACCCTGGAACAACGAGAGCGCCTGGTGCCGGGCCAGCACTTTCACGGCAAGCAGGCCCCAAAGGACCCTCAAACGGGAGGCTGACATGAATTCAACTGCCAAGCCCATTCCTTTTGGACGATCCATGCTTCGGGAGCACCGCCATGTCTGCGCGTTCTTCAGTTCGGCAGTGGAGGAATACGACGCTTTGGTGCCGTTCATCTGCGACGGTATCAACTGCGGCCAACGCGCGCATCATATCCTCCCGTCTCAGCACAGGGAGGATCACCTCAATTGGTTGCGCAGCGCCGGCATCGACGTGGAGAACGCGATTAAAAGCCGCCAGCTCGAAGTCGAGCCGTTGGAAAGCACTTATCTCAGGACCGGACGCTTCAACATGGACGACATGATCGTCGTGATCCAGGAGGCATTGAAGGCCGGCGCCGAGTTCGGCTTCCCGTTGACGCGGCTGATCGCGCACGCCGAAACGGTCGTGGACGACTGGAGTAGCGGCAATAAATGGGTTGAATACGAGATGCGCCTCAATGAGGTTTTGCCAAACTACGACGATCCCGTGATCTGCACTTACGACATTAACCTGCTGACCACACCGCTTGCAGTCGATATTTTGCGAACGCATCCTATGGTCGTCATTGGTGGGGTCCTGATTGAGAACTCGTTCTTCTCGAGCCCGCAGGATTTTATCCGAGAGGTGCAGTCGCGAACCGGACCAAACCAATCCTATCGGGCATAACTCGACGAAGCCTCAAGTTCTTGTTTGTCGAGAGCAGCCCTCGCTTCCTGACGATCGTCAATGACAAGAGGCCTCGCCGGATCAACCCTCCTTGTAGTCCCGGCGGCAGGACGGAGGCGATGATGATCAAACCCCCGTTTGCGACGGAACTCCACTCGGCGCTCAGGCGTTTCGCCCGATGCTAGAAATCAACAAGCCTCGTTCTCAGGGAGCAGCGGGCGAGGAGCTGCGAGGTTTCGTCCGCGTGCGTGGAGCACGCGAGCATAATTTGGAGAATATCGATCTCGCCATTCCCCGCGATGCCCTGGTGGTGTTTACCGGTGTGTCCGGCTCGGGCAAATCGTCGCTGGCCTTTGGAACGCTCTATGCGGAGGCGCAGCGGCGGTATCTCGAATCCGTCTCGCCTTATGCGCGGCGTCTCTTTCATCAGATGGCGGTTCCCGAGGTTGATGAAATCGATGGCTTGCCGCCGGCCGTTGCCTTGCAGCAGCAACGCGGGTCGCCCACCACGCGCTCGTCCGTCGGCAGCGTCACGACGCTGTCCAACCTGCTTCGAATGCTGTACTCGCGCGCCGGCGACTATCCACGGCAACAGGCGCATCTCGATGCCGAGGCGTTTTCGACCAATACGCCGGCGGGAGCCTGTCCCCGATGCCATGGGCTCGGTCGGGTCTACGAGGTAACCGAACGCTCGATGGTGCCGGATGATTCCAAAAGCATTCGTGAGCGCGCGATTGCAGCCTGGCCGCCCGCCTGGCATGGCGGCAACCTGCGCGACATGCTGACTTCGCTCGGTTACGACGTCGATCGTCCATGGCGAGAATTGCCGAAGAAAGCTCGCGACTGGATCCTGTATACCGACGAGCAACCGGTGGTTCCGGTTTATATCGGGTATGATGCAGACGAGGCGCGAAGGGCGATCAAACGCAAGGAGGAGCCCAGTTACCGAGGCAATTTCTCCAGCGCCAGGCGATATGTGCTGAACACCTTTGCCACCACCGAAAGTGCGTCGATCAAGAAGCGGGTATCGCGCTACATGGTAAGCACCGAATGCCCGCTCTGCCGTGGCAAGCGGCTTCGTCGCGAATCGCTGTCCGTCAAGTTCGCCGGACTCGATATTGCCGACATCTGCAGGATTCCGCTGGCAAGGCTCGCCGACCTCCTGCGTCCCTATGCGGAGGCCACCGCTCCGACCCTGACCAAGCTTAAGGCGCAGCATCCGGAGAAGGCGATGGTGGTGCAGCGGATCGCCGAGGACTTCGGCGGCCGCCTCACGGTTCTGCTTGACCTCGGACTAGGCTATCTTTCGCTGGAGCGGAGTACCCCGACGCTCTCTCCGGGCGAACTGCAGCGCCTACGACTGGCAACCCAAGTGCGCTCCAATCTGTTCGGCGTCGTCTATGTGCTCGACGAGCCGTCCGCCGGACTTCATCCCGCGGATACCGAGGCGCTTTTGACGGCGCTTGCCCGATTGAAAGCCTCCGGCAATTCGCTGTTTGTGGTCGAACACGAGATCGATGTGATCCGCCATGCGGATTGGGTTGTCGACGTCGGGCCTGGCGCCGGCGAACTTGGCGGCCAGGTGCTCTACAGCGGTCCGCTACAAGGGTTCAAGCAGGTCGAAGGTTCGCAAACCCGCCGTTACCTGTTCGGCGACGACATCGTGTCAGGCCGCACGCCGCGCTCGCCGAAGGGCTGGTTGCGATTGCGTGGCGTCAGTCGCAACAATCTCCACGACCTTGATGTCGATTTTCCGTTGGGGGTATTCACGACCGTGACTGGCGTGTCCGGCTCGGGCAAATCGAGCCTGGTGAGCCAGGCCCTGGTGGAATTGATTGCAAACACGCTAGGCCATGCGCTGCCGTCGATCGACGATGAAGGCGACGAGCTCGAGCGGACCGTCGTGACCACGCTCGGTGGCTGGATCGCGAGCGGAATGGAAGGTGTCTCGCGATTGGTGGTCGTCGACCAAAAGGCGATCGGCCGCACTCCGCGGTCCAACCTCGCGACGTATACAGGGCTGTTCGATCACGTTCGCAAGATCTTTGCAGCCACCAAGTCGGCGCGCGCCCGCCGCTACGACGCTGGACGCTTTTCCTTCAATGTCGCCAAAGGCCGCTGCGAGACCTGCGAGGGCGAAGGCTTTGTTTGCGTCGAATTGCTGTTCCTGCCCAGCGTGTATGCGCCGTGTCCAAGCTGTCATGGCGCTCGCTACAACGCCAAAACCCTTGAAATAAAATACCGCGACAAGAACATAGCCGCGGTCCTCGGAATGACGGTCGATACCGCCTTCGCGTTCTTTGCCGAGGAGGCGCAGGTACGCCGATCCCTCGATGTGCTACGACAGGTTGGCCTCGGCTATCTAAGACTTGGCCAGCCCGCGACAGAGCTTTCCGGCGGCGAAGCCCAGCGGATCAAACTTGCCACCGAGCTGCAGCGAACGCAGCGCGGCCAAACGCTCTACGTCCTTGACGAGCCCACCACGGGACTACACCCGGCTGATGTCGAGAAGCTCATCGCCCAACTCGACGGGCTGGTCGAAGCCGGCAACACAGTCATCGTGGTGGAGCATGATATGCGCGTTGCTGCCGGCAGCGACTGGGTCATGGATATCGGCCCAGGGGCAGGTGACGAAGGCGGTCGTGTGGTGGCGTTTGGCACCCCTGCCGAGGTCGCTGGATCGTCCAAAAGCCGAACCGCGCCGTACCTGTCGAGGTTCAGGGCCCGGCTCGCGGCCGACGCATCAACGTCCAATCGCCTCGCGGCACCTCAGTAAGCCACGCGCGTGCGCGCTGCCCTCGGACGGCTACCCAAACGACCACCACACCCTTACCCCGCCGACTTGTCCGCGATGATATCCAGTTTATGAATTTCCGGTGTGTTGTCGAACATGTCGCCCGCCTTGATCTTCTCCATCAAGGCGGCAGCGACCTTTCCATTGAGGTGCGCGTCGCGTCCGACCTCGTCGTCGAAGGTATCGAAGATCGCGAAGGAGGAGGGCCCTTCCTGAATGGCATACCATGAGATCGTCCCGGGTTCGGCGTTCACCAGTGGAACCGCCGACCGCAGAAAGTCCGCGACCTCTTTCTCCTTGCCGGGCTTGGCCACAAGCGGAACGTACAGCGCGAATTTTGTCATTCTACTCTCCTGTTGTCGTCGTCGCGAGTATCAAATCAATTGCGATCTCAGGAACTTGTATCGCGGGCAAGCGCGCGCTGCATTGACCGATGTCAGTGTCGGCGAACGGGATCGTCCCATAGGTAGAAGAATTGAGTGGCGCGCGCTTGTCAAACTATCAAAAGCGAACGCATCGGCGGAATCGGCGTTCTCTTTCATCAAGCTGCCATCCCCGGCAAGTATTCTTGGTCGTTGGGTCTTTCACCTAGAATATGCCAGATCTCCATTTCGCCCGATCCCTTGACGTCTATCGTCCCGCGCGTTTCGCAGACGAAGTCATCCTTGATCAGTTCGTAAGTTGCGTGTGTGATCTGAATGGCTTCGCTCTGGCCGTAAGATTCCATACGACTGGCCATGTTCACAGCATCGCCCCACAGATCATAGATGAACTTCTTCCGGCCGATGATCCCGGCCACTACCGGGCCTGAGTTCATGCCGATGCGGAATGTCAATCGCCTGCCGCCGAAATCACGCGCGGCCACACAAGCTTGCATCTCGAGCGCCAGGCGCGCCAGAGCGTGGGCATGGTCGGCACGCGGGCGCGGCACGCCGGCGACCACCATATAGCAGTCGCCGATCGTCTTGATCTTCTCCAACTGATATTTATCGACCAGCAAGTCGAAGCACATGAAGACCTCGTCGAGCAGCCCGACCAGTTCCATGGGCGACATGGACCGAGCCAGCGGGGTAAACTGCACCACATCGGCGAATAAGATACTCGCCGCGTCGTACTGATCGGCGATCGTGCGGTACTCACCTTTCAGTATGTTGGAGATCTCGATTGGCAAGATATTCAACAGCAGCATTTCGGATCGTGCCTGGAACCTGTTTTTCTTGTCGACGAAATAGTAAAGCATCGCAAAGGCAATACTCAGGACGCAACCAATATTCAGTATGTAGAAGAAAGTGACCATCGACAAAGACAGGGAGGCAGAGCCGTCGGAGGATTGCAGGAGCGCGCTGCTGGCGAGCAGGACGAGGAAGGCCCAGAACCAACGGGAGGCGGTTCGAAGATCATGGACGACAAGGGCGCCCAAAGGACAAAGCGTGGACCAAAGGATTACGGCACTTGAATTGTGGAAGCCGCCGAGACTTATCGTCATCAGCCAAGGCAGAAGCAGGATCAGCGCCAGCTGGGTGAACCGATAGACCTGGTAGCGGCGAAACATGCCGAACAGAAAGGTGTTGGCCAGCGACAATGCGCTATACGCCGCGGGAATGCTGCCGGCGGCCCGTGCTCCGACGCCAATATAAACGAGACCCCACAGTGCTGCTGCGACGGCGGATGTCAACACAACGCTGACGAGTATCATTTTCTGCAGCGCAACGTCGTCGCTGTCGCGTCGGTCAACGCCTATCTTGGCGATCAGGGGGATCCACATACGAAAGCCGGCCTCTAAGGGCATAGGTTACGGAACCACAGTAATATCGGGGAATCGGGCCCAGACGCGGCGTCGGCCAGTCAGGGATCGGAGATTATGCGTCGACATGGCACTAGCCCCATCCGTCGCGCGCGGACGCGCAAGATCGTCGTCGCGACGTTCGTGACTCCGAGATTGTCGGCCTGGTCCTGAACGTCGGCCGATCGCGCACCTACATCAGCTTCTCCATCGTGATCGGCAGCTCGCGCACCCGCTTGCCGGTGGCATGGAATACGGCATTGGCGATAGCAGCGGCGGCGCCGACGACGCCGATTTCACCAACTGTCTTGCCGCCAAGGGCGCTGGCGTGAAAGTCCGGCTCGCCGACTGAAATGACCTCGATATCAGGCACGTCGGCATTCACCGGCACGACGTATTCGGCAAGGTTGTTGTTGGTGATTCGCGAATAGCGGCGATCGATGTGTATGGCTTCGAGAAGCGCTTCTCCCATTCCCATGATCATGCCACCCTTCCACTGACTTTCCGCGAGCCTCGGATTGTACAGCCTGCCGCAATCGAAAGCTCCGAGCATCCGGCGGACACGCACGGTTCCATAGTCCTCGTCGACACGAACCTCCACGAATTGCGCACACCATGCATAAGTCGCGTGGGTCGCTGACGGCGGGCCCATATATTTGAAGCTATCGTAGGCGTCGCGCTGCTCTGTTTCGGACGATGCCTTGTCGGCCGGCATGGTGTTGCGCGTGACCTCGATCCGATCGCGACCGACCATTCGCATCAGCTCGACGATCGTGACGGCGTCGGCGGAGCCATCCGTTGGCGCGATCATTCCATCCTTGATCGTGAAGTCGTTCACGCGCTTGGCCTTGAACGGTGAACCAGCATGACTGGACGCGAGCGTCAACAGCTCCTCGCGGGCGGCGCGGGCGGTCTTATCCACGGCGCCGGTGAGAAGATTGGCAATCTGTGAAACGCCGGCCACCGGTGCGCGGGGCAGGCTGGTGTCGCCGAGACGAACGCGCACCTGCTCGAACGACACGCCGAGCGCGTCGGCTGCCGTCTGAGCAAGGATGGTGTAGGTACCGCCCCCGATGTCCGGGCCGCTCGATGCAACATGGACCGAACCATCGGCGGCAATCGTGACCCTCGCCTCGCCGGGCGTGTGCACGTTCGGAAACGCTCCTCCCGCCATGCCCCATCCGATCAATTCGCGGCCATCCCGCATCGAACGCGGCTCCAGCGAGCGTCGCTCCCAGCCAAATGCCCGCGCGCCGGCTTCATAGGCTTCGCGGAGCCGGCGGGTCGACCAGGGTTTCGCCGATTCAGGGTCCTGACTGGCATAGTTGCGCAGCCGCAATTCGATCGGATCGAGTTTGAGCTTGTAGGCAAGTTCATCCATTGCGCTTTCGAGCGCATAGGCACCGATCGCTTCTCCGGGCGCGCGCTTCCAACTTGGAGTAAAGGAACTGACCCGCACCAGTTTCTGAGTCGAACTCAGGTTCGGCACGGCATACATGACCCTGGCGGTGGCCGCGCCACCCTCGACATAATCGTCATCGACGGAGGTCTCACTGGTGTTCTCGTGAATGAGCACCTGCAGCTTTCCGTCCTCGCTCGCACCGAGCGTCAGCTTCTGCCGTATCGCGGGCCGCAAGCCGTTGCCGGTGAAGTTCTGCGGACGCGACAACGCCAGCTTGACGGGTCGTCGCATTTCGCGAGCAGCCATCGCCGCGAGCAGCGAGTCGGCGTGAGCTGTGACCTTGACCCCGAAGCCGCCGCCCACGAACGGTGAAATGACGCGCACCTTCTCCATCGGAATGGCAAACCATTCGGAGAATGCCCTTCGTGCGCCCTGTGCCCATTGGCTCGGCATCCAAACGGTCAGGGCGCCGTCATCGTCCCAGGTTGCGATTGCTCCAAGCGGTTCCATCGGACAGGAATATTCGCGCGGCGTGGTGTAGACGACGTCCATGCGCACCGCTGCCGCCGCGAGCGCACCCTTTGCGTCGCCCCGGGCCGGACCCGACGACGGCGCCCCGGGGACGTCGATCGATGTAGCCGCTGGATCATCGATGTCGGCGACGGCCAGTTCGGTCTCGTAGTCGATCCGCACGCGGCCCGCAGCCTCCGTCGCATGTTCGAAGCTATCGGCGACCACGAGGGCAATGGGTTGACCGTTGTACCGGATGCGAGCGTCCTGGAGCGGCAAGAAGCTCTCCATGACGCTACCTGCTGGAACCATGGGACAGCTCTTGAGCGGCAGGGCATCGGCATGGGTCAAGATCCGCAGCACACCCGGCATCGTCCGGGCCACGGCAAGATCGATCTTCCCGATGCGCCCCGACGGCACGGTGCTCTCGACAATCACAGCATGGACAACGCCTGCCAGATTGTGTTCGAGAGCGTAGTCGGCTTGCCCGGTAACTTTCGCGACGCCATCAACCCGCGCGATGCGACGTCCGAGAAACGTTCCGTTGCTCTTCAGCGATTCAGACTCGTTGACAGCCATCAGGCGATCCCTCCAACGGTCAGTAGCGCACGCGCGACGACGCGGGGAGCCAATTCGATCTTGAAGCGGCTTTCGCCATGGTCGACGGCACCCTCGGTGGCCAGGCGACTTGCGGCCCGCACAGTCGCTTCGTCGAAAGTACGTCCGACAAGCGCCGCTTCGACGGCACGAGCCCGCCACGGCTTCGTGGCGATACCGCCGAGCGCGATCCTGACGTCACGGACGGTGCGACCGTCCGCTTCGAGTTCCAGGCCGACAGCGGCGCTTGCGGCCGCAAACTCGTACGACTCGCGGTCGCGCACCTTGAGGTAATGCGAGCGGCGCAGCGCGGCGGAGGTCGGAATCTCGACCGCGACGATCAACTCACCGGACGTGAGCGGGTGCTCAACATCGGGCGTGTCGCCGGGCAAGAGGAAGAAGTCATCGATCGGAACGGGACGTTGTGGCTTGCCATTCTCGACGTAAACAGCGGCGTCGAAGGCAACGAGAGCAACTGCAAAGTCGCCGGGGTTGGTAGCGATGCAGCTTGGACTCGTGCCCAAGACCGCATGCCCGCGGTTGACGCCCTCGAGTGCAGCGCAGCCCGAACCGGGATCGCGTTTGTTGCAGGCGCCATAGACCGCCGGCTCCCGGAAATAGCTGCAGCGTGTCCGCTGCATGAGATTGCCACCGATCGTGGCCATGTTGCGCAGTTGGGCCGAGGCGCCGCGCCACAGCGATTCCGACAAAACCGGAAACTCCTTCCGGATTATCGGATGATCGGCGACATCGCTCATTCTTGAGAGAGCGCCAATCCGCACGCGCGCCGGACCAGCCTCGATGGTATCGAGGCCCGGCAAGCGCGTAATGTCGATGAGCGCAGCAGGAACCTCCACCCCGCATTTCATGAGGTCGACCATGGTGGTACCGCCAGCGAGGAAGCGGGAGCCAGCCTGATCGGCAACGGCCCTCAGCGCGTCGGGAATAGCGGTGGCCCGAACATATTCGAAATTGTTCATCGTCCTCGCCCCTCTGCAGAATCGATCGCCTGCGCCGCATCGCGCACAGCTGCGACAATGTGCGGATAGGCGCCACAACGGCACAGATTGCCGGACATATATTCGCGGATGCTCGTGTCCGAGACGGTTCGGCCTTCGTTAATACAGGCGACAGCCGACATGATCTGACCGGGCGTGCAGTATCCGCACTGGAAGGCATCGTGGCGGATGAACGCTTCCTGCACCGGGTGCAGGCTGCCGTTGACCGCCAAACCCTCGATTGTGGTAATCGCCAGCCCTTCGACCTGGGACGCAAGCGTCAGGCAAGCGAGGACGCGCCGTCCATCGACGTGAACCGTGCAGGCGCCGCACTGGCCCTGATCGCATCCTTTCTTGGTACCATAGAGGTGCGTATATTCACGCAACGCATCCAACAGCGTGACCCGCGGCTCGATCTGCAGCAGATGCTCGGAGCCGTTGATGCGAAGTCTGACCCCTGCGTCCGTGATGGATGATTTCGCCATGGCTCGAACTCCTGTAATGACCGTTGCGCGCAGAACAGCCGGTCGATTTCGAAGGCCTCATACCACTCTCATGACACCACGACGCAATGAGCGCCATGACAACCGTCAACTTCAGCACGCCGCACCGCATGAGCCAATCACGACGCAATATCGCGCGCGAATTCTCGAGCGATGCCGCCCAGAAAGATCGGCGATACGCTTTTGCGTTGCTTCAAAATGCGTGCTGCCCCAATGCGGAAGGTCTCTCTATTGACTTGTGCCGGTGGACGGAGTGCGCGCTCAAAGGCGACGACATTGAACGTTCTCTGTCGTAGCATGCGTCAACGCAGGCGATGAAAGCCGCTTGGCGAGTTGACAAACGTCAGTGCGAGCTCGCGGAAACCCGACGACTATCCCGTATGCGGATCATTCGCTTAATGGCGTGCGGTTGGCGACTCGTGGACCCAATACCTTGACCGCGATCGAGCGCAAGAGTGGTACGCTCTTTTTTGGTGATCGTACGTCGGGGTCGGAGCGGCAGGCCGAGGGAAGACGACGATGAATATTGAACAATATACCGAGCGCTCCCGCGGCTTCATCCAATCCGCGCAGTCGCTGGCGATGCGCGAGGGGCACCAGCAGTTTTCAACCCTGCATCTGCTGAAGGTCCTGCTTGATGACAGCGAAGGCCTTGCCGGCGGTCTGATCGACCGCGCCGGCGGCAATTCCCGTGCAATCCTGAAGGCGACCGAGGATGCCCTGAACAAGGTGGCGAAGGTTTCCGGCGACGGTGCCGGGCAGGTTTATCTTGCACCCGAACTCGCGCGAGCCTTCGACGCCGCTGAAAAGGCAGCCGAGAAGGCCGGAGACAGCTTTGTCACGGTCGAGCGTCTTCTGCTCGGCCTTGCCATAGACAGGAACAGCGAGGCCGGCCAGTTGCTGGCCAAGGGTGGAGTTAACGCACAGAACCTGAATGCGGCGATTGAAGCGTTGCGCAAGGGTCGCACCGCAGACAGCGCGACGGCCGAGAACGCCTATGATGCGCTGAAGAAATATGCCCGCGACCTCACGCAGGCTGCGCGCGACGGCAAGCTCGACCCGGTGATCGGCCGCGACGAGGAAATCCGCCGCACCATCCAGGTGCTGTCACGCCGCACCAAGAACAATCCCGTCCTGATCGGCGAGCCCGGTGTCGGCAAGACCGCCATCGCCGAAGGGCTCGCGCTACGCATCGTCAACGGCGATGTTCCCGAGAGCCTGAAGGACAAGAAGCTGCTGTCGCTCGACCTCGGCGCGCTGATTGCCGGGGCGAAATACCGCGGTGAGTTCGAGGAACGGCTGAAAGCCGTGCTCCAGGAGGTAACCGGGAGCGAGGGCACCTTCATCCTGTTCATCGACGAGATGCACATGTTGATCGGCGCCGGCAAGACCAACGGCGCGATGGACGCCTCCAACCTGCTCAAGCCTGCGCTGGCGCGCGGCGAGTTGCACTGCATCGGTGCCACCACGCTCGACGAGTACCGCAAGCATGTCGAGAAAGATCCGGCGCTGGCCCGCCGCTTCCAGCCGATCTTTGTTAGCGAGCCTTCGGTCGAGGATACGATCTCGATCCTGCGCGGATTGAAGGACAAATACGAGCAGCACCACGGCGTGCGGATCACTGATTCCGCGCTGGTGGCGGCGACGACATTGTCAAACCGCTACATCACCGACCGTTTCC
The window above is part of the Bradyrhizobium sp. PSBB068 genome. Proteins encoded here:
- a CDS encoding xanthine dehydrogenase family protein molybdopterin-binding subunit, which encodes MAVNESESLKSNGTFLGRRIARVDGVAKVTGQADYALEHNLAGVVHAVIVESTVPSGRIGKIDLAVARTMPGVLRILTHADALPLKSCPMVPAGSVMESFLPLQDARIRYNGQPIALVVADSFEHATEAAGRVRIDYETELAVADIDDPAATSIDVPGAPSSGPARGDAKGALAAAAVRMDVVYTTPREYSCPMEPLGAIATWDDDGALTVWMPSQWAQGARRAFSEWFAIPMEKVRVISPFVGGGFGVKVTAHADSLLAAMAAREMRRPVKLALSRPQNFTGNGLRPAIRQKLTLGASEDGKLQVLIHENTSETSVDDDYVEGGAATARVMYAVPNLSSTQKLVRVSSFTPSWKRAPGEAIGAYALESAMDELAYKLKLDPIELRLRNYASQDPESAKPWSTRRLREAYEAGARAFGWERRSLEPRSMRDGRELIGWGMAGGAFPNVHTPGEARVTIAADGSVHVASSGPDIGGGTYTILAQTAADALGVSFEQVRVRLGDTSLPRAPVAGVSQIANLLTGAVDKTARAAREELLTLASSHAGSPFKAKRVNDFTIKDGMIAPTDGSADAVTIVELMRMVGRDRIEVTRNTMPADKASSETEQRDAYDSFKYMGPPSATHATYAWCAQFVEVRVDEDYGTVRVRRMLGAFDCGRLYNPRLAESQWKGGMIMGMGEALLEAIHIDRRYSRITNNNLAEYVVPVNADVPDIEVISVGEPDFHASALGGKTVGEIGVVGAAAAIANAVFHATGKRVRELPITMEKLM
- the uvrA gene encoding excinuclease ABC subunit UvrA, with product MLEINKPRSQGAAGEELRGFVRVRGAREHNLENIDLAIPRDALVVFTGVSGSGKSSLAFGTLYAEAQRRYLESVSPYARRLFHQMAVPEVDEIDGLPPAVALQQQRGSPTTRSSVGSVTTLSNLLRMLYSRAGDYPRQQAHLDAEAFSTNTPAGACPRCHGLGRVYEVTERSMVPDDSKSIRERAIAAWPPAWHGGNLRDMLTSLGYDVDRPWRELPKKARDWILYTDEQPVVPVYIGYDADEARRAIKRKEEPSYRGNFSSARRYVLNTFATTESASIKKRVSRYMVSTECPLCRGKRLRRESLSVKFAGLDIADICRIPLARLADLLRPYAEATAPTLTKLKAQHPEKAMVVQRIAEDFGGRLTVLLDLGLGYLSLERSTPTLSPGELQRLRLATQVRSNLFGVVYVLDEPSAGLHPADTEALLTALARLKASGNSLFVVEHEIDVIRHADWVVDVGPGAGELGGQVLYSGPLQGFKQVEGSQTRRYLFGDDIVSGRTPRSPKGWLRLRGVSRNNLHDLDVDFPLGVFTTVTGVSGSGKSSLVSQALVELIANTLGHALPSIDDEGDELERTVVTTLGGWIASGMEGVSRLVVVDQKAIGRTPRSNLATYTGLFDHVRKIFAATKSARARRYDAGRFSFNVAKGRCETCEGEGFVCVELLFLPSVYAPCPSCHGARYNAKTLEIKYRDKNIAAVLGMTVDTAFAFFAEEAQVRRSLDVLRQVGLGYLRLGQPATELSGGEAQRIKLATELQRTQRGQTLYVLDEPTTGLHPADVEKLIAQLDGLVEAGNTVIVVEHDMRVAAGSDWVMDIGPGAGDEGGRVVAFGTPAEVAGSSKSRTAPYLSRFRARLAADASTSNRLAAPQ
- a CDS encoding GAF domain-containing protein, with amino-acid sequence MANLKEPLDAATGQQIDAVLQRLRDSQDVGADLLRVVDIAIGITHADMGTLQRFDEKADCLTIAASRGLSGKVLTFFSVVRRDNNTTCAAALTRRMRVFVEDVSTSYLFVGTRELDVLRADGIAAVQSTPLISSNGRLWGVFTTHFREPQIESEYDHAPLDRLAVQVANTLEQRERLVPGQHFHGKQAPKDPQTGG
- a CDS encoding MEDS domain-containing protein, which translates into the protein MNSTAKPIPFGRSMLREHRHVCAFFSSAVEEYDALVPFICDGINCGQRAHHILPSQHREDHLNWLRSAGIDVENAIKSRQLEVEPLESTYLRTGRFNMDDMIVVIQEALKAGAEFGFPLTRLIAHAETVVDDWSSGNKWVEYEMRLNEVLPNYDDPVICTYDINLLTTPLAVDILRTHPMVVIGGVLIENSFFSSPQDFIREVQSRTGPNQSYRA
- a CDS encoding antibiotic biosynthesis monooxygenase, which encodes MTKFALYVPLVAKPGKEKEVADFLRSAVPLVNAEPGTISWYAIQEGPSSFAIFDTFDDEVGRDAHLNGKVAAALMEKIKAGDMFDNTPEIHKLDIIADKSAG
- a CDS encoding xanthine dehydrogenase family protein subunit M codes for the protein MNNFEYVRATAIPDALRAVADQAGSRFLAGGTTMVDLMKCGVEVPAALIDITRLPGLDTIEAGPARVRIGALSRMSDVADHPIIRKEFPVLSESLWRGASAQLRNMATIGGNLMQRTRCSYFREPAVYGACNKRDPGSGCAALEGVNRGHAVLGTSPSCIATNPGDFAVALVAFDAAVYVENGKPQRPVPIDDFFLLPGDTPDVEHPLTSGELIVAVEIPTSAALRRSHYLKVRDRESYEFAAASAAVGLELEADGRTVRDVRIALGGIATKPWRARAVEAALVGRTFDEATVRAASRLATEGAVDHGESRFKIELAPRVVARALLTVGGIA
- a CDS encoding (2Fe-2S)-binding protein yields the protein MAKSSITDAGVRLRINGSEHLLQIEPRVTLLDALREYTHLYGTKKGCDQGQCGACTVHVDGRRVLACLTLASQVEGLAITTIEGLAVNGSLHPVQEAFIRHDAFQCGYCTPGQIMSAVACINEGRTVSDTSIREYMSGNLCRCGAYPHIVAAVRDAAQAIDSAEGRGR
- a CDS encoding adenylate/guanylate cyclase domain-containing protein; translation: MWIPLIAKIGVDRRDSDDVALQKMILVSVVLTSAVAAALWGLVYIGVGARAAGSIPAAYSALSLANTFLFGMFRRYQVYRFTQLALILLLPWLMTISLGGFHNSSAVILWSTLCPLGALVVHDLRTASRWFWAFLVLLASSALLQSSDGSASLSLSMVTFFYILNIGCVLSIAFAMLYYFVDKKNRFQARSEMLLLNILPIEISNILKGEYRTIADQYDAASILFADVVQFTPLARSMSPMELVGLLDEVFMCFDLLVDKYQLEKIKTIGDCYMVVAGVPRPRADHAHALARLALEMQACVAARDFGGRRLTFRIGMNSGPVVAGIIGRKKFIYDLWGDAVNMASRMESYGQSEAIQITHATYELIKDDFVCETRGTIDVKGSGEMEIWHILGERPNDQEYLPGMAA